AACAATTGAAACAGCAATATAATAAACATACTAAACATAGCTGATGGTATTCTTTTCATCAAACTATTGACTATTGCCATTTGCCAATATATACTAAACATAGCTGATTGCACATTTTTCCTCAAACTATTGACGATTCCAATATAGTAGTAAAAGAAAGAACAATGGTACATTGGTGCTATATGATAAATCCACCATCGGAACTGCAAATGCATCATCATCACTGAAAGGTAACAGAATCCCGGGGATCTGATAACAATGAGATTGTCGCGTGTGGTCAGACTCTACGATCTTATGCTCCACATCATTTTAAGTGTGTGATGCAGAAATGATCCGTGGTTAAATTCTCACTGATTCTTTTCATCCACATATAGGTTAACATTCATCACataaaaaacatttatatacAGCCTAACAAGTGAGAAGAGTTTGAAGCATTCTCTTAGTACTAGCACAAAAATGACTATCTTCAAATGCCATAAAAACAGTTCTCTGATCCGGTAACCATAGTTGACCCTAATGAAGAGAAGGTACCAACAAAAAGAATCGAAACTCACATGAAAAAATGCAAAACAAGATGCATGTATGCATATAATATGTCATATAAACTAGACACATGTTAAcattaacaataattaaaactcATAACAAGTTTTAAGGAGAATGCCATGTTCTATACTAAATTATTCAATCTTTGTAAAAGAGCAACATGAACAAAACATATTCAAGAGACAAAACGGAGAGGTGAACGAATTACTACAGGAGATAAATCGATAATATGTACACAAAATAATTTGGTCATTAACAAGTGTATGTTTCACACAACCGTACACTGCGCAACAAATTGCACCGTTGTCTATGGTCAAAAGTTATTATGTGCCACTACCCAATGTATACGTTAATTGTCTAACAAAAGTTcagaaaactaaaacaaaagttgaataaacatataaatagcagCATCATTGGATGGGTATCATCAATTAAAAGTGATTGAAAAAAAGTGTTGATCAATTCAGTAGTTTAGAAAGAGAGATAACAGGTCATGAGCTACCATTGGAACTGCTATTGCCAGTTGACCACCTCCTCAAAACGCTAGCCACGAAGCTCCTTCCTCCAAAAAGCCCAAACCTTGTCTTGAAAACAGACCCCCGGCCACTAGCGCTAGTAGTCAGCGACTCAGGTTGAGCAGCAGCTACAGGCGGGAACTCCACCACGTCGTCTTGGGCACCACCACTTTCACTCGCACTTGCATCCACAGTTTCAACCTCAACGGCACACACATCCAAATTAACCACCAGCGAACCCCTCCTAGCCCTGAGCCAATCCCCAACTTCGACAGTCACATTTCTACACTTCTTGACCTTAATCTTAACCAGATTAGGACATCCCCAAGCAAAAGCCTCGATCCCTTCATCGGATACAGGACACCCCTTAATACACAACTTCTTCAACGCAACACATTTGGACGCAATACAAGAAATCTCCCCATCTGCAATCGTTTCGCTCCCACACAAGGCCAACCTCTCCAACTTCTGACAATTCATAGCAATTGCTTCTAAACTAATGGAATTCGGATTGACACCGATCAAAACCAACTCCTGCAAGTTGACACTATGTTTAGCAATTGCAATCAAAGCCTCGTTGCCAATCCGATTAGTCTTCCATCCATCGATATGAAGCTTCCTCAAATACTTGCACCTCTCGGCAATTGAAACAACACCGACATTACTACAATCAGGAGTCTTGACAATATGCAATATCTCCAAATTCACACAATTCGACAAGGCGGAAAGGCCCACATCACTGACCTGAAGCCTTTCCAAATGAACTTCACTCAAACAATTATTATCCGAAATCATTTCAAGCAGCTTATCCCAATCCCCCAAACACCTCAACAACTTCAAAGTTTTCAGCTTTTTCGCACCCGCAATCAAGGGTCCGAAAAACTGACCGTTATAAATCTCCTTCAAGTAAACCGACTTCAACGTCGCAGCA
The Erigeron canadensis isolate Cc75 chromosome 2, C_canadensis_v1, whole genome shotgun sequence DNA segment above includes these coding regions:
- the LOC122587291 gene encoding F-box protein SKIP2-like, which produces MGQSQSAPSPSGSTHNRPITLIYSATASGSEVKNNNINYIHHDDAISYNNIHIDIDVDYTGEIPDDCLALIFQFLNPGDRKRCSLVSKRFLIVEGQSRHRLALNAQSEILQFIPSLFSRFDSVTKLSLRCDRRSVSLNDAALILISLRCQNLTRLKIRGCREVTEIGMSSLGLNCKKLKKFSCGSCMFGAKGINAFLDNCSTLEELSVKRLRGVNDAASPESVGPGAAAATLKSVYLKEIYNGQFFGPLIAGAKKLKTLKLLRCLGDWDKLLEMISDNNCLSEVHLERLQVSDVGLSALSNCVNLEILHIVKTPDCSNVGVVSIAERCKYLRKLHIDGWKTNRIGNEALIAIAKHSVNLQELVLIGVNPNSISLEAIAMNCQKLERLALCGSETIADGEISCIASKCVALKKLCIKGCPVSDEGIEAFAWGCPNLVKIKVKKCRNVTVEVGDWLRARRGSLVVNLDVCAVEVETVDASASESGGAQDDVVEFPPVAAAQPESLTTSASGRGSVFKTRFGLFGGRSFVASVLRRWSTGNSSSNGSS